A window of the Bufo gargarizans isolate SCDJY-AF-19 chromosome 1, ASM1485885v1, whole genome shotgun sequence genome harbors these coding sequences:
- the LOC122925411 gene encoding uncharacterized protein LOC122925411, with amino-acid sequence MEELLQQLMKRAGSAGGEEWLRSCLKMPAPLLSSPPEVLTSPPSSSVPPLGSPMLPPPPLSLEPPPPAVEESPVPAWGSRPELRTTRGSSSRFREEEAAALPSKRARSAGSACTPPPGAGRRRSTNRRRAASQRGRQSSRIRESGRQSGSSYTEAVLTGVERHQDAATEELQQEVEQQILQDELQGLPVERLPPLLVEPSPGPLGRSPHLSSAAYGPRQEGQPVVPEVPGISSGGGSGWEPMSSTSVGLDLGLMSEAIERSLAPRTWAAYSAAWRDWWYFLNACSMDIKGDVLSCGVLFVTSLFNRKLAASSVAKVVAGVSFFQKLRGERPLSSFFQIKQALKGYKKGIGKLDARRPISISLLGQLCKVLSDVCRDQGEILLFRTAFVLAFFGAFRISELVAASRNSVSGLGFSDVMVSNDKVEILVRKSKTDQYGRGQVVSLHSWVGSEFCPVKLVRCLYEMHPSKCGSFLMHQDSSPLTKFQFSAIFKKCLGKLGLSSAKFSSHSFRIGAATEAARFGLDDSVVKRIGRWESNRFKIYVRPNLMLPV; translated from the exons ATGGAAGAACTCCTGCAGCAGCTGATGAAGAGAGCGGGGTCCGCCGGCGGAGAAGAGTGGCTGCGGAGCTGTTTGAAGATGCCGGCGCCGCTGCTATCAAGCCCACCTGAAGTGCTGACATCGCCGCCGAGCTCGTCTGTACCGCCGCTGGGGTCCCCGATGTTACCGCCGCCGCCGCTGTCTCTGGAGCCGCCGCCGCCAGCTGTTGAAGAAAGTCCGGTGCCAGCATGGGGAAGCCGTCCGGAGCTGCGCACCACCAGAGGATCCAGCAGCCGTTTccgggaggaggaggctgcagcgctgcCCAGCAAAAGAGCTAGAAGTGCGGGGAGCGCTTGTACTCCTCCCCCGGGGGCGGGGCGTCGGCGCAGCACCAATCGGAGAAGAGCAGCTTCTCAGAGAGGCCGGCAGTCCTCCAGGATCAGAGAGTCTGGAAGGCAGAGTGGCAGTTCCTATACAGAAGCTGTTCTCACTGGTGTGGAACGTCATCAGGATGCTGCCACTgaggagctgcagcaggaagtggAGCAGCAGATCCTGCAGGATGAATTACAGGGGCTGCCTGTTGAGAGGCTCCCACCTCTGCTGGTTGAGCCATCTCCGGGCCCCCTGGGAAGATCACCACACCTATCATCTGCTGCCTATGGTCCACGCCAGGAAGGACAGCCAGTGG TTCCTGAGGTTCCGGGAATTAGCTCCGGAGGCGGATCTGGATGGGAGCCCATGTCCTCAACATCTGTGGGGCTTGATTTGGGACTGATGTCTGAAGCTATTGAGAGGTCCTTGGCCCCGAGAACATGGGCAGCTTACTCTGCCGCATGGCGGGATTGGtggtattttttaaatgcttgcTCAATGGATATTAAAGGGGATGTTTTAAGTTGCGGTGTATTGTTTGTTACTAGCTTATTTAATAGGAAATTGGCGGCTTCATCTGTGGCGAAAGTAGTGGCTGGCGTGTCATTTTTTCAGAAACTGCGGGGTGAGAGGCCGTTATCTTCCTTTTTTCAGATTAAGCAGGCTCTGAAGGGTTACAAGAAAGGTATTGGTAAGTTGGATGCTAGGAGGCCAATTTCTATCTCTTTATTGGGGCAGCTTTGTAAAGTTTTGTCTGACGTGTGTAGGGACCAGGGTGAAATATTGCTTTTTCGTACAGCTTTTGTGTTAGCCTTTTTCGGGGCTTTTAGGATTAGTGAGTTAGTTGCGGCAAGCCGTAATAGTGTGTCAGGTTTGGGTTTTTCTGATGTTATGGTGAGTAATGATAAAGTCGAGATTCTTGTTAGGAAGTCAAAAACTGATCAGTATGGTAGGGGTCAGGTAGTTAGTTTACATTCTTGGGTGGGTTCTGAATTTTGTCCGGTTAAATTGGTAAGGTGTTTGTATGAGATGCATCCCTCTAAGTGTGGTTCCTTTTTAATGCACCAGGATTCCTCCCCTCTCACTAAATTTCAGTTCAgcgcaatttttaaaaaatgtttggggaAATTGGGCCTTAGTTCTGCAAAATTCTCGTCACATTCTTTTAGGATAGGTGCTGCGACGGAGGCTGCCAGGTTTGGGCTGGATGATTCAGTAGTTAAAAGAATTGGGAGGTGGGAATCTAATAGGTTTAAAATTTATGTTAGGCCGAATTTAATGCTGCCAGTCTGA